The sequence TTTCACCTCCCTTTCTGAAGAAACACAAGCAGTGATGGAACAGAAGGGAATTAGGGTGTTATGCCCAATCCCGGCTGCGACACCGCAGCTGCCTGATATTACCTATAATTATTCCGGGGAGGAGCAGAATGAAGCGCCGGTGCTGCTGAAGCTTCCGATAGACAGCAAACTGATCTACTCTTCATTCACCGAGCTTAGCGATCAACTGATGGGCCAGATCTCGGACATTGCCAACTACCGCTTCGATTCCCAGGAAAGTGAGATAGGTAAATTTGTACTCCACCCGCTAGTGGATAATCAGTGGTCGCTGTTCCGCGTGAGACTGGAGTTAATCAATAGCAATCAGAAGATTGTGGCCTACCGTTGGCCACAGATCAAGATTGGAACCAGTAACAAAGAGGATCTACAGAAGGTGCTCCCTGCATCCCAAGCGCTGAGCAGTTTAATTGAGAAATATTTTCCGGTCGATTCGGTAGTCAAGGAGATTGAGCTGGGGTATTACGGTGAATTGTTTAACTCCGAAAGTCAGGTCGCGTCTCCAATGTGGCGGTTCATGCTTGAGAATGGCAAAGCCTATTACGTAGATGCCATTAGTGCGGACATCATCAGTCCGAAGACAACAGAGTAGAGGGAGTAAGAAATATGGGGATTTCATTTACAGTACTGTCCAGTGGTTCTACTGGCAACGTAACGGTGGTGCGTAACGGGGAGACAACGCTGATGATTGATGCGGGCCTTAGTGCGAAGCGGATTGATGAGCTGCTGGGTATGCGTGAGCTGACGGGCAAGGATATCGACGGGATTCTGATTACACATGAGCATTCCGATCATATCAAAGGACTTGGGGCAATGGCGCGCAAATACGATCTTCCGATCTACGCGAATACCAATACTTGGGGAGCGATTGAGAAGGGGATTGGTAAAATAGCTGAACATAACCGGATTATTATGGAATCCGGAGAACATATAGACTTTGGCAGCCTTAGGGTGGAATCATTTGCGATTTCCCATGATGCTGCTGAGCCCGTAGCCTATAACTTTTACGACGGGAAAGAGAAGTTGTCTGTAGCTACCGATTTGGGTTATGTCAGCGATAAGGTGAGAGCGGCAATTGCAGATTCCGATGTAATGGTGCTGGAGGCAAATCATGATATTGAGATGCTCAGAATGGGACGTTATCCGTGGAACACGAAACGGCGTATTCTAGGCGATATGGGCCATCTATCAAACGAAGCAGCAGGCGCAGCGCTTAGTGAGATTCTTACTGGGCGGACCAAACGTACTTACCTGGCGCATTTAAGTCGGGATCATAATATGATGGATCTGGCAAAGATGTCAGTTCGTTATGCGATGGAGGACCGGGGCTGTTTTTTCAAAGATAGTGAGTTTAAACTATGTGATACGTATTATGATCGCCCTACGCCATGGGATACGGTGAGCCAGTCATAAGCTGATCCAATTCAGCGGTCTTGCGCTCAAGTTCCTGGCGGGAGATAAGCCCTTTATCAATCAGCAGCTCAATCATGGCACTAAGAGTAAGGGTCATATGATAGTGTTCATCCTTCAGATCACCTAGTTTACCAATGAACTGTACCAGATCAATACTTGTGGAGAAAGATTCCATATTCTGCTTCTCCTTTCGAATTGAAAAATGTAAAAAATTTGCAAGGAATTCGCTTCAGAAAAGCCACGACTGAACGTCTGCCTGTGATACAATCTATATAGAGAATAAGTTAAGCGTAATTCTGTAGTGCTTGCTATTATTGTAGTCTGTTAAGTTGAAAAATATTCCGAAATAAGAGAAACGGCTGTGTTCTTCTGATAAAGGACAAGATCCGTTTTATAAAATAGCCTTACTTTACGCTAAATACCACTTTCTTGTGGTAAAGGGATAAAGTGAAACCTTTTAACACTATTTGGAGTCTGGAAGATAGATTGATATAGCTCGGGCGTTGTTGCTTGGCGTTCAGGTCATGAATGCAGTAGCAATAGAGGGGAGAGGATTTGGGTGGGACTGTTTCAAGATGATTTCTATTCAACTAAAGTATCGCGGCGTAAAGATCGAAAAGGAACAAAGGGATCCACAACTCGCGGCTGGTCTGTTCGCAAATCACGCCGTAGTCTGCCAACTTGGCAGATATC comes from Paenibacillus sp. 19GGS1-52 and encodes:
- a CDS encoding MBL fold metallo-hydrolase; the encoded protein is MGISFTVLSSGSTGNVTVVRNGETTLMIDAGLSAKRIDELLGMRELTGKDIDGILITHEHSDHIKGLGAMARKYDLPIYANTNTWGAIEKGIGKIAEHNRIIMESGEHIDFGSLRVESFAISHDAAEPVAYNFYDGKEKLSVATDLGYVSDKVRAAIADSDVMVLEANHDIEMLRMGRYPWNTKRRILGDMGHLSNEAAGAALSEILTGRTKRTYLAHLSRDHNMMDLAKMSVRYAMEDRGCFFKDSEFKLCDTYYDRPTPWDTVSQS
- the yycI gene encoding two-component system regulatory protein YycI produces the protein MDWGRAKNVLIYAFLLLNLLLCYQLWNDLHDQVSANLDFTSLSEETQAVMEQKGIRVLCPIPAATPQLPDITYNYSGEEQNEAPVLLKLPIDSKLIYSSFTELSDQLMGQISDIANYRFDSQESEIGKFVLHPLVDNQWSLFRVRLELINSNQKIVAYRWPQIKIGTSNKEDLQKVLPASQALSSLIEKYFPVDSVVKEIELGYYGELFNSESQVASPMWRFMLENGKAYYVDAISADIISPKTTE